A window of the Trichoderma asperellum chromosome 6, complete sequence genome harbors these coding sequences:
- a CDS encoding uncharacterized protein (BUSCO:EOG092D49MT) has translation MNRLFGSKPSGPKPTLNGAISNIDTRIASIDTKLKALNGELSAYQEKLSKMRDGPGKNAIKQKALKVLQRRKAYEAEKDKLESQVWNMEQAQTMQDNLKNVMTQVDAMKTTNKELRKQYGKIDIDKIERLQDEMADLLDVGNEIQESLARGYDIPDEVDEAELDAELEALGMEAELEQEYGSGAVPGFLQDEVVPEFVDEPPQTEEKVKQAAG, from the coding sequence ATGAACCGCCTCTTCGGCTCCAAGCCCTCGGGCCCCAAACCCACCCTCAACGGCGCCATCTCCAACATCGACACGCGCATCGCCTCCATCGAcaccaagctcaaggcccTCAACGGCGAACTCTCCGCCTACCAGGAGAAGCTCTCCAAGATGCGCGACGGCCCCGGCAAGAACGCCATCAAGCAAAAGGCCCTCAAGGTGCTGCAGCGCCGCAAGGCCTACGAGGCCGAAAAGGACAAGCTCGAGAGCCAGGTCTGGAACATGGAGCAGGCCCAGACCATGCAGGACAACCTCAAAAACGTCATGACCCAGGTCGACGCCATGAAGACCACCAACAAGGAGCTGCGCAAGCAGTACGGCAAGATCGACATTGACAAGATTGAGCGCCTGCAGGACGAAATGGCCGACCTGCTCGACGTCGGCAACGAGATCCAGGAGAGCCTCGCCAGGGGCTACGACATCCCCGACGAGGtcgacgaggccgagctgGATGCCGAGCTCGAGGCCCTGGGCATGGAGGCCGAGCTGGAGCAGGAGTATGGCAGCGGCGCCGTGCCCGGCTTTTTGCAGGACGAGGTCGTGCCGGAGTTTGTCGACGAGCCGCCGCAGACGGAGGAGAAGGTGAAGCAGGCTGCAGGTTga